One window of the Bradyrhizobium sp. NP1 genome contains the following:
- a CDS encoding amidohydrolase family protein — protein MTTSGDFILRNAVLAGRGGHTFDIAIRDGRIAEIAATIESAARAEDLGGSLVLPGFVDSHIHLDKSCILDRCRISQGTLQEAISQVAAAKRDFTEEDVYARAARTLEKAILQGTTAMRTHVEVDARIGLTSFNAIRKLKADYAWAIDLELCVFPQEGLINDPGTEEMLAAACEQGADLIGGCPYADSDRAGHIDRIFKLARRFDLDIDFHLDFDLDPSWTDMAEVCRQADAHRYGGRVAIGHVTKLSAMPPAEFEAWGKRLAAAGVAVTVLPSTDLFLTGRDHDHNVPRGVTHAHKLSAHGVTCSLATNNVLNPFTPFGDCSLIRIANLYANVAQLGDAPSLCSCLDMVTSGPAKLMNVAHYGLDVGNPADLVVIDCREAASAVAEIVAPMSAYKRGRLSFTRARPTLNRPGLGARPPLLRST, from the coding sequence TTGACGACATCCGGTGATTTCATCCTGCGCAACGCCGTGCTCGCCGGGCGCGGCGGGCACACTTTCGATATTGCGATCCGTGACGGCAGGATCGCCGAGATCGCGGCCACGATCGAATCGGCTGCGCGCGCCGAGGATCTCGGCGGCTCTCTCGTTCTGCCCGGCTTCGTCGACAGCCATATCCATCTCGACAAGTCCTGTATTCTCGACCGCTGCAGGATTTCGCAGGGCACGTTGCAGGAGGCGATCAGCCAGGTTGCTGCCGCCAAGCGCGACTTCACCGAGGAAGATGTCTATGCGCGCGCCGCCCGCACACTGGAGAAAGCGATCCTGCAGGGGACGACAGCCATGCGCACCCATGTCGAGGTCGATGCCCGGATCGGCCTCACTAGCTTCAACGCGATCAGGAAGCTGAAGGCCGACTATGCCTGGGCGATCGATCTCGAACTGTGCGTGTTCCCGCAGGAAGGCCTCATCAACGATCCCGGCACGGAGGAGATGCTGGCTGCCGCCTGCGAGCAGGGCGCCGACCTGATCGGCGGCTGCCCCTACGCCGACAGCGACCGTGCGGGGCATATCGATCGCATCTTCAAGCTCGCCAGGCGCTTCGATCTCGACATCGATTTTCATCTCGATTTCGACCTCGATCCGTCCTGGACCGATATGGCGGAGGTTTGTCGCCAGGCCGACGCGCATCGCTATGGCGGCCGGGTCGCAATCGGCCACGTGACAAAGTTGTCGGCGATGCCGCCCGCCGAGTTCGAAGCCTGGGGCAAGCGTCTCGCCGCGGCCGGCGTCGCGGTCACCGTGCTGCCGTCGACCGACCTGTTCCTGACCGGGCGCGACCACGACCACAACGTCCCGCGCGGCGTCACGCACGCGCACAAGCTCAGTGCCCATGGCGTGACCTGCTCGCTCGCGACTAACAATGTGCTCAATCCGTTTACGCCGTTCGGCGACTGCTCGCTGATCCGTATTGCCAACCTCTACGCCAATGTTGCGCAGCTCGGCGATGCGCCCTCGCTCTGCTCCTGCCTCGACATGGTGACGAGCGGTCCGGCAAAGCTGATGAACGTCGCGCACTATGGCCTCGATGTCGGCAACCCCGCCGACCTTGTCGTGATAGACTGCCGGGAGGCGGCATCGGCGGTCGCCGAGATCGTTGCGCCGATGTCGGCCTACAAACGCGGCCGGCTCAGCTTCACCCGCGCGCGGCCAACGCTCAACCGGCCGGGCCTGGGCGCGCGGCCGCCTCTCCTGCGCTCGACCTGA
- a CDS encoding ATP-binding cassette domain-containing protein, giving the protein MTTPLLSVDGVSVSFGAFRALTDVSFSLQANELVALIGPNGAGKTTLLNVLAGNITPRSGSVRFGGEDITGAPPHRIVARGLARTFQAAEPFQRLTVRENVMVGGVADHPVSLFSSLLGRGRALLEDGALRREADAHLATVGLLELADQPAAILTAGQRRLLSIARILASGTELLVLDEPGAGLNDNEKRALGDIILQLSDAGKTILFIDHDMPLVSRIARRIMVLDQGRLIANGEPAAVRSDPRVLEAYLGQRHVTPVRVATASPRVRTPLLQISELSVNYGGLTALDRVSLDVGEGEIVTLVGANGAGKSSLLRAIAGVEASRAGGMIFAGKDMRGVSADRAVAGGISLVPEGRALFSSLTVLENLAAGRYARRRAEGFRHVIWRSKAERERFEERLAFVYRLFPVLKERAHQLAGTLSGGQGQMLAVGRALMGDPRLLMLDEPSLGLAPQVLTEILRCVETLRDQGLTILLVEQNVTAALSIADRGYVLAQGRVVTQGTGRALLDDNSITEAYLGSDDAACAPASPRLAVM; this is encoded by the coding sequence ATGACCACGCCCCTGCTGTCGGTCGACGGCGTATCCGTGAGTTTTGGCGCGTTCCGCGCGCTGACCGATGTCAGCTTCAGCCTCCAGGCGAACGAGCTGGTGGCGCTGATCGGCCCCAACGGCGCCGGCAAGACGACACTGCTCAACGTCCTCGCCGGCAATATCACCCCGCGCAGCGGCAGCGTGCGCTTCGGGGGCGAGGACATCACCGGCGCTCCGCCGCATCGCATCGTTGCGCGCGGACTGGCGCGGACGTTCCAGGCCGCCGAGCCGTTCCAGCGCCTGACGGTACGCGAAAACGTCATGGTCGGCGGCGTGGCCGACCATCCCGTCAGCCTGTTCTCCTCGCTGCTCGGGCGCGGGCGCGCACTGCTCGAGGACGGCGCGCTCCGCCGCGAGGCCGATGCGCATCTGGCGACCGTTGGCCTGCTCGAACTCGCCGACCAGCCGGCCGCGATCCTCACTGCCGGCCAGCGCCGGCTGCTCTCCATCGCGCGGATCCTGGCCTCGGGCACCGAACTATTGGTGCTCGACGAGCCCGGCGCCGGTCTCAACGACAATGAGAAGCGCGCGCTCGGCGACATCATCCTGCAGCTCTCGGACGCCGGCAAGACCATCCTCTTCATCGACCATGACATGCCGCTGGTGAGCCGCATCGCGCGCCGCATCATGGTGCTGGATCAGGGCCGCCTGATCGCCAATGGCGAGCCGGCTGCCGTCCGCTCCGACCCCCGCGTGCTGGAAGCCTATCTCGGCCAGCGCCATGTGACGCCGGTGCGGGTTGCGACGGCAAGCCCGCGCGTGCGCACCCCACTGCTGCAGATCTCCGAGCTCAGCGTCAATTATGGCGGGCTCACCGCACTCGACCGCGTCTCGCTCGACGTCGGCGAGGGAGAGATCGTGACGCTGGTCGGCGCCAATGGCGCCGGCAAGAGCAGCCTGCTGCGCGCGATCGCCGGCGTCGAGGCCTCGCGCGCCGGCGGCATGATCTTTGCCGGCAAGGATATGCGCGGCGTGTCCGCGGATCGCGCGGTCGCCGGCGGCATCAGCCTCGTGCCGGAGGGCCGCGCGCTGTTCTCCTCGCTCACGGTGCTGGAAAATCTCGCGGCCGGGCGCTACGCGCGGCGGCGTGCCGAGGGCTTTCGCCATGTCATCTGGCGCAGCAAGGCGGAACGCGAGCGGTTCGAGGAGCGGCTTGCGTTCGTCTACCGGCTCTTTCCGGTGCTGAAGGAACGCGCGCATCAGCTCGCAGGCACGCTGAGCGGCGGGCAGGGCCAGATGCTCGCGGTCGGCCGCGCGCTGATGGGGGATCCGCGCCTTCTGATGCTCGACGAGCCGTCGCTCGGCCTTGCGCCGCAGGTGCTGACCGAGATCCTGCGTTGCGTCGAGACGCTGCGCGACCAGGGCCTGACCATCCTCCTGGTCGAGCAGAACGTCACCGCCGCGCTGTCGATCGCCGATCGTGGCTATGTGCTTGCTCAGGGCCGCGTGGTGACGCAGGGCACGGGGCGCGCGCTGCTCGACGACAACAGCATCACCGAAGCCTATCTCGGCTCGGATGATGCGGCCTGCGCGCCGGCAAGCCCGCGTCTTGCGGTGATGTGA
- a CDS encoding DUF488 domain-containing protein: MTREPVFTIGHSNRSLAEFIDVLRSADIRLLIDVRRFPASRRHPQFNIGALRDGLNAIGVAYHHFPELGGYRDNTEAQASSPNDGWPVGFLRNYADYAMTSAFQAALDRLHRVLEPRTAVMCAEKMWSDCHRQIIADYLIAQGHPVVHLVDASRREDGRLTPFARPDDNGAIVYPAVRAQLRLDL, from the coding sequence ATGACGCGCGAGCCCGTCTTCACGATCGGACACTCCAACCGGTCGCTTGCCGAATTCATCGACGTGCTGCGCTCGGCCGACATTCGCCTGTTGATCGACGTGCGCCGCTTCCCCGCCTCGCGGCGGCATCCGCAGTTCAACATCGGCGCGCTGCGCGATGGGCTCAACGCGATCGGCGTCGCCTATCACCATTTCCCCGAGCTCGGTGGTTATCGCGACAACACGGAGGCGCAAGCCTCAAGTCCCAATGACGGCTGGCCGGTGGGATTTTTGCGCAACTACGCCGACTATGCGATGACGAGCGCCTTTCAGGCGGCGCTCGACCGTTTGCATCGCGTGCTCGAGCCGCGGACAGCGGTGATGTGCGCCGAAAAAATGTGGAGCGACTGCCACCGGCAGATCATCGCCGACTATCTGATCGCGCAGGGGCATCCGGTCGTGCATCTGGTCGACGCAAGCAGGCGCGAGGATGGAAGGCTCACGCCCTTTGCCCGGCCGGACGACAACGGCGCGATCGTCTATCCCGCCGTTCGTGCTCAGCTCCGGCTCGATCTGTAG
- a CDS encoding branched-chain amino acid ABC transporter permease has protein sequence MSDALQFLISGLVVGSIYGLIGVGFTCIYNVTGIVNFAQGDFAMVGAMSAIALQSAGAPLWLAIILAILITCVVAAVIERGAVQPVRGDVMRGIIVTIGVGVVLQGLAAIIWGTDAQPLPAFSGEKLIRFFGATLVPQSLWVLGTAVVAMVALDLLFRRTYLGQMFRACAMNPFAARLVGMKVETMSLVGFLMSGALGAIAGIVVAPIALTQYDTGLQLGIKGFVACIVGGFGGPVGAAAGGLVLGILEAFATGYVSSGYKNAIAFTLLLGFLLFRPGGLLGEYERVRG, from the coding sequence ATGTCCGACGCCCTGCAATTCCTTATCAGTGGACTGGTGGTCGGCAGCATTTATGGCCTGATCGGCGTCGGCTTCACCTGCATCTATAACGTCACCGGCATCGTCAATTTCGCACAGGGCGATTTCGCGATGGTCGGCGCGATGAGCGCGATCGCGCTCCAGAGCGCCGGCGCGCCGCTGTGGCTCGCGATCATCCTCGCGATCCTGATCACCTGTGTGGTCGCAGCCGTGATCGAGCGCGGCGCTGTGCAGCCCGTGCGCGGCGACGTGATGCGCGGCATCATCGTCACCATCGGCGTCGGCGTCGTGTTGCAGGGGCTCGCCGCCATCATCTGGGGAACAGACGCGCAGCCGTTGCCGGCTTTCTCGGGCGAGAAGCTGATCCGCTTCTTCGGTGCGACGCTGGTGCCGCAGTCGCTCTGGGTGCTGGGCACGGCCGTCGTCGCCATGGTCGCGCTCGACCTGCTGTTTCGGCGCACGTATCTCGGCCAGATGTTCCGCGCCTGTGCGATGAATCCGTTCGCCGCGCGCCTCGTCGGCATGAAGGTCGAGACCATGAGCCTGGTCGGCTTCCTGATGTCGGGCGCGCTCGGCGCGATTGCCGGCATCGTGGTGGCGCCTATTGCGCTGACGCAATACGACACCGGGCTGCAGCTCGGCATCAAGGGGTTCGTCGCCTGCATCGTCGGCGGCTTCGGCGGCCCGGTGGGTGCCGCGGCGGGCGGCCTCGTGCTCGGTATCCTCGAAGCCTTCGCGACCGGCTATGTCTCCTCCGGCTACAAGAACGCGATCGCCTTCACGCTCTTGCTCGGCTTCCTCTTGTTCCGGCCCGGCGGCCTGCTCGGCGAATATGAACGGGTGCGCGGATGA
- a CDS encoding branched-chain amino acid ABC transporter permease — translation MKHWRILALVVVLALCLLTRSSYLANLLIVIALQAMPAIGLALIAGYTGQISLGHAAFYGLGAYGAALIGKWFGVPAWLDVILATAIVAALGWAIGWLVFRLKGHYLAMATLAFGIIVQVGLVELHDVTGGPNGLTGIAPLALFGRALDSDFAFLPAVWVVTIALIIASENMIASPTGLAMRAIAESENVARSVGNDVQSVKRMVMMMSGLCCALGGGLYAHYVGYLSPGPFDVGFSVRLLLMVAVGGFADVWGVLFGVAFITLLGEVLKPLGAYDVVAYGVLLVVSVVYFPRGLLRGLTDLASRGLGRLREGRAG, via the coding sequence ATGAAGCATTGGCGCATCCTCGCGCTTGTCGTCGTGCTCGCGCTCTGCCTGCTGACAAGGAGCAGCTATCTCGCGAACCTCCTGATCGTGATCGCCTTGCAGGCGATGCCGGCGATCGGGCTTGCGCTGATCGCGGGCTATACGGGGCAGATCTCGCTCGGCCACGCCGCCTTCTATGGGCTTGGTGCCTATGGCGCGGCGCTGATCGGCAAGTGGTTCGGCGTTCCCGCCTGGCTGGACGTGATCCTGGCCACCGCCATCGTCGCCGCGCTCGGCTGGGCGATCGGCTGGCTGGTGTTCCGCCTCAAAGGCCACTACCTCGCGATGGCGACGCTCGCCTTCGGCATCATCGTGCAGGTCGGCCTCGTCGAGCTGCACGACGTCACCGGCGGGCCGAACGGGCTCACCGGCATCGCGCCGCTCGCGCTGTTCGGCCGCGCGCTGGATAGCGATTTCGCCTTCCTGCCGGCGGTCTGGGTCGTCACCATCGCGCTCATCATCGCTTCGGAGAACATGATCGCTTCCCCGACGGGGCTGGCGATGCGCGCGATTGCCGAGAGCGAGAATGTGGCGCGCTCGGTCGGCAACGACGTGCAGTCAGTCAAGCGCATGGTCATGATGATGAGCGGGCTCTGCTGCGCGCTCGGCGGCGGGCTGTACGCGCATTATGTCGGCTATCTCAGCCCGGGCCCGTTCGACGTCGGTTTCTCGGTGCGGCTGCTGCTGATGGTCGCGGTCGGCGGTTTCGCCGACGTGTGGGGCGTGCTGTTCGGTGTCGCCTTCATCACCCTGCTCGGCGAGGTCCTCAAGCCACTCGGCGCCTATGATGTCGTCGCCTACGGCGTGCTGCTCGTGGTCAGCGTGGTCTATTTCCCGCGCGGCCTCCTGCGCGGGCTGACCGATCTCGCCAGCCGCGGCCTTGGACGGCTCAGGGAAGGACGCGCCGGATGA
- a CDS encoding aromatic ring-hydroxylating dioxygenase subunit alpha, whose product MVAQKQFLTTAYGGYLQQEVPSENIELTHVEKGSPAGELLRRYWQPIALTSELGEVPLGFRMFGEDLVVFRTTSGEYGILDRHCSHRGTSLEFGLPTENGLRCCYHGWLFGVDGRVLETPGDPPGSALKDRLFHGAYPAREYKGLIFGYFGPPASIPEFPLYDSYEYPGDKLVPYCITYPCNWLQVQENVMDPAHAVFLHTRVTFSHFSDTWGELPVMDFVETPTGMIYVTTRRWKDKVWVRSNDILLPNLAQVGHIWEDGQDAKPFARVGITRWTTPIDNTTCKVIGWRHFHPEVNPRGIGKEEECGVEKVDFYGQGVGKSFEERQRLPGDYDAIVSQRSIARHSLEHLTYCDKGVVMLRRLLRRDIRKIAAGEEVPTSTLRSGGLIPTYCHDTVLSVPQIAGIDDLELQEEIGRRVTEIILEGDHHTSDDRVAAVRNLLLEYEQSVVAQAAA is encoded by the coding sequence ATGGTTGCGCAAAAGCAGTTTTTGACGACGGCCTATGGCGGCTATCTCCAGCAGGAGGTTCCGAGCGAAAACATCGAGCTGACCCATGTCGAGAAGGGCTCTCCGGCGGGCGAGCTGCTGCGCCGCTATTGGCAGCCGATCGCGCTCACCTCCGAGCTTGGCGAAGTCCCGCTCGGCTTCCGGATGTTCGGCGAGGACCTCGTCGTGTTCCGCACCACCAGCGGCGAATACGGCATCCTCGATCGCCACTGCAGCCATCGCGGCACCTCGCTCGAATTCGGCCTGCCGACCGAGAACGGCCTGCGCTGCTGCTACCATGGCTGGCTGTTCGGCGTGGACGGCCGCGTGTTGGAAACCCCCGGCGATCCGCCCGGCAGCGCCCTGAAGGACCGCCTGTTCCACGGTGCCTATCCGGCCCGCGAATACAAGGGCCTGATCTTCGGCTATTTCGGTCCGCCCGCGAGCATCCCCGAATTCCCGCTCTACGACAGCTACGAATATCCCGGCGACAAGCTCGTCCCCTATTGCATCACCTATCCCTGCAACTGGCTGCAGGTGCAGGAAAACGTCATGGACCCCGCACATGCGGTGTTCCTGCACACCCGCGTCACCTTTTCCCACTTCTCCGACACCTGGGGTGAGCTCCCGGTGATGGATTTCGTGGAGACGCCGACCGGCATGATCTATGTCACGACGCGGCGCTGGAAGGACAAGGTCTGGGTCCGCTCCAACGACATCCTGCTGCCCAACCTCGCGCAGGTCGGGCATATCTGGGAGGACGGCCAGGACGCCAAGCCGTTCGCCCGGGTCGGCATCACGCGATGGACCACGCCGATCGACAACACAACCTGCAAGGTGATCGGCTGGCGGCATTTCCATCCCGAGGTCAACCCGCGCGGCATCGGCAAGGAGGAAGAGTGCGGCGTCGAGAAGGTCGACTTCTACGGCCAGGGCGTCGGCAAGTCGTTCGAGGAGCGCCAGCGCCTGCCCGGCGACTATGATGCGATCGTCTCGCAGCGCTCGATTGCGCGCCACAGCCTGGAGCATCTCACCTATTGCGACAAGGGCGTGGTCATGCTGCGCCGCCTGCTGCGCCGCGACATCCGGAAGATTGCGGCCGGCGAGGAGGTGCCCACCTCGACGCTGAGATCGGGCGGGCTGATCCCGACCTATTGCCATGACACCGTGCTCTCGGTCCCGCAGATCGCGGGAATCGATGACCTCGAGCTGCAGGAAGAGATCGGCCGCCGCGTCACCGAGATCATTCTCGAGGGCGACCACCACACCTCCGACGATCGCGTCGCGGCGGTCCGCAACCTGCTTCTCGAATATGAGCAGTCGGTCGTCGCGCAGGCGGCGGCGTAA
- a CDS encoding LysR family transcriptional regulator yields the protein MSADKYQDKLEVGETVPKLTLRQLTYFLATANHESVLRAAETLNVSSASISTAIAQVEEFLQIQLFIRRHARGLVLTAAGQDLAAHARNILLHAREIESIAQRGATKAAGRLNIGCLATIAPYLLPVLLKELADNHPEIQLRWREDKHEALLDALHGGGFDLIIIYDYDIPTTLQVTPLRPMPVQVVLPAGHRLAESQTCSLADLVGEPMVLLDQPRTRDYFLSLFGARGLSPTIAYRTASFEMVRSLVANGFGYALLNFVPPYHVEGHGRLISRPLADLDRPQNLVLARLYRFRAPRLVDELFQSVSAAVNRLQISAS from the coding sequence GTGAGCGCCGACAAATATCAGGACAAGCTGGAAGTCGGCGAGACCGTACCGAAACTCACGCTGCGGCAGCTCACCTATTTCCTTGCAACCGCGAACCATGAAAGCGTGCTGCGCGCCGCCGAAACCCTCAACGTGTCCTCCGCCTCCATTTCCACCGCCATCGCGCAGGTGGAGGAGTTTTTGCAGATTCAGCTCTTCATCCGCCGCCACGCGCGCGGGCTGGTGCTGACCGCAGCCGGACAGGACCTCGCGGCGCACGCGCGCAACATCCTTCTGCACGCGCGCGAGATCGAATCGATCGCGCAGCGCGGCGCCACCAAGGCGGCCGGCCGGCTCAATATCGGCTGCCTCGCCACCATCGCCCCCTACCTTCTGCCGGTGCTGCTGAAGGAGCTCGCCGACAACCATCCCGAGATTCAGCTGCGCTGGCGCGAGGACAAGCACGAAGCGCTGCTGGACGCGCTGCATGGCGGCGGCTTCGATCTCATCATCATCTATGACTACGACATTCCGACCACGCTGCAGGTGACACCGCTGCGTCCGATGCCGGTGCAGGTGGTGCTGCCGGCCGGCCATCGGCTGGCCGAGAGCCAGACCTGCTCGCTCGCCGATCTCGTCGGTGAACCCATGGTGCTGCTCGACCAGCCGCGGACGCGTGACTATTTCCTGTCGCTGTTCGGCGCCAGGGGCCTGAGCCCGACGATTGCCTATCGCACCGCGTCGTTCGAGATGGTACGCAGCCTCGTCGCCAACGGCTTTGGCTATGCGCTGCTCAACTTCGTGCCGCCCTACCACGTCGAAGGCCACGGTCGGCTGATCTCGCGGCCGCTCGCCGATCTCGACCGGCCGCAGAACCTGGTGCTGGCGCGGCTCTATCGGTTCCGCGCGCCGCGGCTGGTCGACGAGCTGTTCCAGTCCGTCAGCGCCGCCGTGAACAGGCTGCAGATTTCGGCGTCATGA
- a CDS encoding ABC transporter substrate-binding protein translates to MSIRTILAPLLFAATLSAAQAQETIKIGGLLETSGPIASLGQPGLDGAMLAVEQINAKGGIGGRKLELINLNTEGDNTKTVTAAKRLLEQNDVVALVGPMNSGSSYAVIDTVQRASTAIISNGGSRGIVLPPQDKKWIFLAPLTDVLVQSVMMNDMKRRGVKNVALLNADSPFGTSGREQLEKNAASFGLTIVAQQAYGNDDKDMTPQLTKIRSANPDAVIVWATGPGQAIAVKNYRQLGISAPLYLSHAANDFNFLRLAGGSADDILIPSSKIYVIDSLKDSDPQKQALSSFVRDYQAKYGKPPATFAGNAYDAVNMIAEAIKKAGPDRAKIRDAIEGLKDHVGVTAVYSYAPDDHFGAKADSVVLLTVKDGKFALAQ, encoded by the coding sequence ATGAGTATCAGGACCATATTGGCGCCGCTGTTGTTCGCAGCCACGCTGTCGGCAGCACAGGCGCAAGAGACGATCAAGATCGGCGGTCTCCTCGAGACGTCGGGACCGATCGCCTCGCTCGGTCAGCCTGGCCTCGACGGCGCGATGCTCGCGGTCGAGCAGATCAACGCCAAGGGCGGCATCGGTGGGCGCAAGCTCGAGCTGATCAACCTCAACACCGAGGGCGACAACACCAAGACGGTGACCGCCGCCAAGCGTCTCCTGGAGCAGAACGACGTGGTCGCGCTGGTCGGGCCGATGAACTCCGGTTCGTCCTATGCCGTCATCGATACCGTGCAGCGCGCCTCCACCGCGATAATCTCGAACGGCGGCTCGCGCGGCATCGTGCTGCCGCCGCAGGACAAGAAATGGATATTTCTCGCGCCGCTCACCGACGTGCTGGTGCAGAGCGTGATGATGAACGACATGAAGCGGCGCGGCGTCAAGAACGTCGCGCTGCTGAACGCCGATTCCCCGTTCGGCACCAGCGGCCGCGAGCAGCTCGAGAAGAACGCGGCGTCCTTTGGGCTCACCATCGTCGCCCAGCAGGCCTATGGCAATGACGACAAGGACATGACGCCGCAATTGACCAAGATCCGCAGCGCCAATCCGGACGCCGTGATCGTCTGGGCGACCGGCCCCGGCCAGGCGATCGCGGTCAAGAACTACCGGCAGCTCGGCATCTCCGCGCCGCTCTATTTGTCGCATGCCGCCAACGACTTCAATTTCCTGCGGCTGGCCGGCGGGTCCGCCGATGACATCCTGATTCCGTCCTCGAAGATCTATGTGATCGATTCGCTGAAGGACTCCGATCCGCAGAAGCAGGCGCTGTCGTCCTTCGTGCGCGACTATCAGGCGAAATACGGCAAGCCGCCGGCGACCTTTGCGGGCAACGCCTATGACGCCGTGAACATGATCGCCGAGGCGATCAAGAAAGCCGGTCCTGATCGCGCCAAGATCCGCGACGCCATCGAGGGCCTGAAGGATCATGTCGGCGTCACCGCGGTCTATTCCTACGCGCCGGACGATCATTTCGGCGCCAAAGCCGACAGCGTGGTGCTCTTGACCGTGAAGGACGGAAAATTCGCCCTGGCCCAGTGA
- a CDS encoding DUF1116 domain-containing protein: MTSLSEHPVKTELHPADRKALQRMHAVRPVWRGVTLARDVIAFPERAILHAGPPVRAGAIVQPLANSAIMAILYEGWAADAETAAAMLDRGEVRLLPAQDHRAMVSLAAVLSPNMAAQIVADANNPDNTVFAPLNGGMTAAQRLGLSGRHILSHLRWINGNLAATLEIIVDHDIPLIEIADAALVEGDDCHSRTADATRRLIQLIAPRLGGDTPERRFLDKASGFFLNLWMAAVKCIAAAGEGEASSLVTALGGNGVDVGVKLGGSAGRWFVATAAPPSGSLQPGYGDNDRLGAIGDSALVDAMGFGAMTAVSLPGGAEASELPAGLLPLAHPAFPRTRIHVGMPARGVVALGAAPSVVLGILDRHGKAGRIGGGIYHPPLSLFATATAALN; encoded by the coding sequence ATGACCAGCCTCAGCGAGCATCCCGTAAAGACCGAGCTGCATCCGGCAGACCGGAAGGCCTTGCAGCGCATGCATGCGGTGCGGCCGGTGTGGCGCGGCGTGACGCTTGCGCGCGACGTGATCGCCTTTCCGGAGCGCGCGATCCTGCATGCCGGGCCGCCGGTCCGTGCCGGCGCGATCGTGCAGCCGCTGGCCAACAGTGCCATCATGGCGATCCTTTACGAGGGTTGGGCGGCGGACGCGGAGACCGCCGCGGCGATGCTCGACCGAGGCGAGGTGCGGCTTCTGCCGGCGCAGGACCACCGCGCCATGGTGTCGCTCGCCGCCGTGCTGTCGCCGAACATGGCCGCGCAGATCGTCGCCGATGCGAACAACCCGGACAACACGGTGTTCGCGCCGCTGAACGGCGGCATGACCGCGGCGCAGCGGCTCGGCCTCTCGGGCCGGCATATCCTGTCGCATCTGCGCTGGATCAACGGCAATCTCGCCGCGACCCTGGAAATCATCGTCGATCACGATATCCCGCTGATCGAGATCGCCGATGCGGCGCTGGTCGAGGGCGACGACTGCCATTCCCGCACGGCGGACGCCACGCGCCGGCTGATCCAGCTCATTGCCCCGCGGCTCGGCGGCGACACGCCGGAGCGGCGCTTCCTCGACAAGGCGTCGGGCTTCTTCCTCAATCTCTGGATGGCCGCGGTGAAATGCATCGCCGCGGCCGGCGAGGGTGAGGCAAGCAGCCTCGTCACCGCGCTCGGCGGCAACGGCGTCGACGTCGGAGTGAAGCTTGGCGGCAGCGCCGGCCGCTGGTTCGTCGCGACCGCTGCGCCGCCGTCGGGCAGCTTGCAGCCGGGCTATGGCGACAACGACAGGCTGGGTGCGATCGGCGACAGCGCGCTGGTCGACGCCATGGGCTTTGGCGCGATGACCGCGGTCTCGCTGCCCGGCGGCGCCGAAGCATCCGAGCTGCCGGCGGGCCTGCTGCCGCTGGCACATCCCGCGTTCCCGCGAACCAGGATTCACGTGGGCATGCCGGCGCGCGGCGTCGTCGCGCTCGGGGCAGCGCCCAGCGTCGTGCTCGGCATTCTCGATCGCCATGGCAAGGCCGGGCGCATCGGCGGCGGCATCTACCATCCGCCGCTCAGCCTGTTCGCCACCGCCACCGCAGCACTGAACTGA